A single region of the Mycobacterium avium subsp. avium genome encodes:
- a CDS encoding virulence factor Mce family protein: MLTPFVRRQLVAFGILTVISLLVLGIYYLQIPSLVGIGRYTLKAELPASGGLYPTANVTYRGITIGKVTDVEPTEHGAEATMSIDSHYKIPIDAVANVHSVSAVGEQYLDLVSSGNPGKYLSSGQTITKGTVPAEIGPALDTANRGLAVLPKEKIGQLLDETAQSVGGLGPNLQRLVDATQAIVGDFKNQITDVNDIIEHSGPVIDSQVKSGDAIERWARNLNRLGAQSAQEDSHLKSLLRQAGPTADQVNDVFNDVRESLPQTLANLEVVIDLLKRYHTGVEQVLVFLPQGASIAQTVAAPFPNMAALDLALSINQPPPCLTGFIPASEWRSPADTSLQPLPTGTYCKIPMDTPANSVRGSRNIPCTDIPGKRAATPRECRDPKPYVPAGTNPWYGDPNQILTCPAPAARCDQPVKPGMVIPAPSVDNGLNPAPSDRVAGTPPPVSDPLSRPGSGTVQCNGQQPNPCVYKPSGPPTAVYSPQSGELVGPDGVKYSVENSTRTGDDGWKEMLAPAG, encoded by the coding sequence TTGCTGACTCCCTTCGTCCGACGCCAACTGGTCGCCTTCGGGATCCTGACCGTCATCTCGCTGCTCGTGCTCGGCATCTACTACCTGCAGATCCCTAGCCTGGTGGGGATCGGCCGGTACACGCTCAAGGCCGAGCTGCCGGCGTCGGGCGGCCTGTACCCGACGGCCAACGTCACCTATCGCGGCATCACCATCGGCAAGGTCACCGACGTCGAGCCCACCGAGCACGGCGCCGAGGCGACCATGAGCATCGACAGCCACTACAAGATCCCGATCGACGCGGTGGCCAACGTGCACTCGGTGTCGGCGGTCGGCGAGCAGTACCTGGATCTGGTGTCGAGCGGAAACCCGGGCAAGTACCTGTCGTCCGGGCAGACCATCACCAAGGGCACGGTGCCGGCCGAGATCGGGCCGGCCCTGGACACTGCGAACCGCGGGCTGGCGGTGCTGCCCAAGGAGAAGATCGGCCAGTTGCTCGACGAGACGGCGCAGTCCGTCGGCGGGTTGGGCCCCAACCTGCAGCGGCTGGTCGACGCCACCCAGGCCATCGTCGGCGACTTCAAGAACCAGATCACCGACGTCAACGACATCATCGAGCACTCCGGGCCGGTGATCGACAGCCAGGTCAAATCCGGTGACGCCATCGAGCGCTGGGCGCGCAACCTGAACCGGCTGGGCGCCCAGTCCGCGCAGGAGGACTCGCACCTGAAAAGCCTGCTGCGCCAGGCGGGGCCGACGGCCGACCAGGTCAACGACGTCTTCAACGACGTGCGGGAATCGCTGCCGCAGACGCTGGCCAACCTCGAGGTGGTCATCGACCTGCTCAAGCGCTACCACACCGGTGTCGAGCAGGTGCTGGTGTTCCTGCCGCAGGGCGCATCGATCGCCCAGACGGTGGCAGCACCGTTCCCCAACATGGCCGCGCTGGACCTGGCGTTGTCGATCAACCAGCCGCCGCCGTGCCTGACCGGGTTCATCCCGGCCTCGGAGTGGCGCTCCCCGGCGGACACCAGCCTCCAGCCGCTGCCCACGGGCACCTACTGCAAGATCCCGATGGACACCCCGGCCAACAGCGTGCGCGGGTCGCGCAACATCCCCTGCACCGACATCCCGGGCAAACGCGCTGCCACCCCGCGGGAATGCCGCGACCCCAAGCCCTACGTGCCAGCCGGCACCAACCCCTGGTACGGCGACCCCAACCAGATCCTGACCTGCCCCGCACCGGCCGCGCGCTGCGACCAGCCGGTCAAGCCCGGCATGGTGATCCCGGCGCCGTCGGTGGACAACGGGTTGAACCCGGCGCCCTCGGACCGGGTGGCCGGCACACCCCCGCCGGTCAGCGACCCGTTGTCGCGGCCGGGGTCGGGTACGGTGCAGTGCAACGGCCAGCAGCCCAACCCGTGTGTCTACAAGCCCAGCGGGCCGCCCACCGCGGTCTACAGTCCCCAAAGCGGTGAACTGGTGGGGCCGGACGGGGTGAAATACTCCGTCGAGAACTCGACCAGAACAGGAGACGACGGATGGAAGGAGATGCTGGCGCCAGCCGGCTGA
- a CDS encoding RDD family protein: protein MTVLVEQAATMGTPEPVREALAPWHSRVGAFAIDVAPGAAVIATMALVSFTVPARGVWWWVGVCVLGVVTLLALVNRLLLPVITGWSLGRALAGIAVTRRTGAAPGPWRLLLRDLAHLLDTASIVGWLWPLWDSRRRTFADMLAGTEVRRLAPEQVPPHITRWAAAAVLGAAAVCLGGAAMSYGVVYSADRASDQTRAQIATQGPKIVAQMLTYDPKSLHDDFARAQSLATDKYRRQLQTQQDVVQKGNPVINEYWVTNSSIESASRDRATMLLFMQGRRGAAPEVRYISATVRVSFAKVGENTWRVDDLTVLTKPKPPGGAK, encoded by the coding sequence GTGACGGTGCTGGTCGAACAGGCCGCGACCATGGGCACGCCGGAACCAGTGCGAGAAGCCTTGGCGCCCTGGCACTCTCGCGTCGGCGCCTTCGCCATCGACGTGGCACCGGGCGCCGCCGTCATCGCCACCATGGCGCTGGTGTCCTTCACGGTGCCGGCCCGCGGCGTGTGGTGGTGGGTGGGCGTCTGCGTGCTGGGCGTCGTCACGCTGCTGGCACTGGTCAACCGGCTGCTGCTGCCGGTGATCACCGGGTGGAGCCTGGGCCGCGCACTGGCCGGCATCGCGGTGACCCGCCGCACGGGCGCGGCCCCGGGGCCGTGGCGGCTGCTGCTGCGCGACCTGGCGCACCTGCTCGACACCGCGTCGATCGTGGGATGGCTTTGGCCGCTGTGGGATTCACGCCGCCGCACGTTCGCCGACATGCTGGCTGGCACCGAAGTGCGGCGCTTGGCGCCGGAGCAGGTGCCGCCGCACATCACCCGCTGGGCCGCGGCCGCGGTGCTGGGCGCGGCGGCGGTGTGCCTGGGCGGTGCCGCGATGAGTTACGGCGTGGTGTACTCCGCGGATCGGGCCTCCGATCAGACCCGCGCGCAGATCGCCACCCAGGGGCCGAAAATCGTGGCCCAGATGCTGACGTACGACCCGAAGTCGCTGCACGACGACTTCGCCCGGGCCCAGTCGCTGGCCACCGACAAGTATCGGCGCCAGCTCCAGACCCAGCAGGACGTGGTGCAGAAGGGCAACCCGGTGATCAACGAATATTGGGTGACCAATAGCTCGATCGAGTCCGCGAGCCGCGACCGTGCGACCATGTTGCTGTTCATGCAAGGCCGCCGCGGCGCCGCACCCGAGGTGCGCTACATCAGCGCCACCGTGCGGGTGAGCTTCGCCAAGGTTGGCGAAAACACCTGGCGGGTCGACGATCTCACCGTCCTGACCAAGCCGAAACCGCCGGGCGGGGCGAAATGA
- a CDS encoding virulence factor Mce family protein, with protein MGALRVIRRRSWQGLTLLVAAMVLTSCGWKGISNVSIPGGPGSGPNSYNIYVQVPDTLAINGNSKVMVADVFVGSIKAIQLKNWIATLTLGINKNVKLPKNATAKIGQTSLLGSQHVELAAPPNPSPELLKDGDTIPLKNSSSYPTTEQTLASLSLILRGGGIPNLEVLQNEVYNIFNGRGEAIRALLGKLDTFTNQLNQQRDDITHAIDSTNRLLTYVGGRADVVDRLLTDVPPLIKHFADTKQLLINAVDSVGRLSQAADQYLSEARGPLHTDLQALQCPLKELGKASPYLIGALKLILTQPFDIDTVPKIFRGDYINISLTLDLTYSAVDNAFLTGTGLSGALRALEQSYGRDPETMIPDVRYTPNPNDAPGGPLVERGDRNC; from the coding sequence ATGGGCGCGCTTCGGGTGATCCGGCGCCGGTCCTGGCAGGGGCTGACGCTGCTGGTGGCCGCGATGGTGCTGACGTCCTGTGGCTGGAAAGGCATTTCGAACGTCTCCATCCCGGGCGGTCCCGGCAGCGGGCCCAACTCCTACAACATCTACGTGCAGGTGCCCGACACCCTGGCCATCAACGGCAACAGCAAGGTGATGGTCGCCGACGTGTTCGTCGGCTCGATCAAGGCCATCCAGCTGAAGAACTGGATCGCCACGCTGACGCTGGGCATCAACAAGAACGTCAAGCTGCCCAAGAACGCCACCGCCAAGATCGGCCAGACCTCGCTGCTGGGTTCGCAGCACGTCGAGCTCGCCGCGCCGCCCAACCCGTCGCCCGAGCTGCTCAAGGACGGCGACACCATTCCGCTGAAGAACTCGTCGTCCTACCCGACCACCGAGCAGACGCTGGCCAGCCTGTCGCTGATCCTGCGCGGCGGCGGCATCCCCAACCTGGAGGTGCTGCAGAACGAGGTCTACAACATCTTCAACGGGCGCGGCGAGGCGATCCGGGCGCTGCTGGGCAAGCTGGACACCTTCACCAACCAGCTCAACCAGCAGCGCGACGACATCACCCACGCCATCGACTCCACCAACCGGCTGCTCACCTACGTGGGTGGCCGCGCGGACGTGGTGGACCGGCTGCTCACCGACGTGCCGCCGCTGATCAAGCATTTCGCCGACACCAAGCAGCTGCTGATCAACGCCGTCGACTCGGTGGGACGGCTGAGCCAGGCCGCCGACCAGTACCTGTCGGAAGCGCGCGGGCCGCTGCACACCGACCTGCAGGCGCTGCAGTGCCCGCTCAAGGAGCTCGGCAAGGCCTCGCCGTACCTGATCGGCGCGCTGAAGCTGATCCTGACCCAGCCGTTCGACATCGACACCGTGCCGAAGATCTTCCGCGGCGACTACATCAACATCTCGCTGACGCTGGACCTGACCTACAGCGCCGTCGACAACGCGTTCCTCACCGGGACCGGGTTGTCGGGAGCCCTGCGGGCGCTGGAGCAGTCCTACGGCCGTGACCCCGAGACGATGATCCCGGACGTGCGCTACACGCCGAACCCGAACGACGCGCCGGGTGGCCCGCTGGTGGAAAGGGGGGACCGGAATTGCTGA